The following proteins come from a genomic window of Castor canadensis chromosome 17, mCasCan1.hap1v2, whole genome shotgun sequence:
- the Cdhr4 gene encoding cadherin-related family member 4, translating into MVLLRLLVLLFALIVYDLHSLPWFVNVSERQGPGTIIQFFSFNCTSYVPTLELLSVQPNTTFFNKPSLAGQQGIYVGKVTLSSSARLNALAVNHYELQLQYTCGNSVMKGPLFVDVQRDPGHIQCESRFASAAGEFIYVLETVTPGARLYTLLLPGLEVQGAQMNITSAQDPPYFPGPFSINEQGWLQAPLQGLKGQAQKVFQLQISVFFGQGQSCQGMLTVKVLPASSSQVSFLQKAQSITILEDLVPGSEVVQVQARGFNLRYEIISPVPSQLYSIGREDGMVRTTAPLDLVQNPGAAVTRLQVKAFERFQPWASAELHLTVNVRSVNQWPPSCLPALLATQIPETAHVGTVLSTLTCVDPDSAVAALDYELQFQSSPNPASLRLRDRVLEVNTTLDCDTPETCFQHVASILVIDGGQPRMTTEVPVLVMVTPVNEFSPACTARTFRIREDAGPHTLLGSVVGTDMDYPRNNIEYYTSGRPSTFAVDRHSGEVYLLGPLDYEQKRLYKITVLLIDHGQDWNPIHHHSGSCTITIEVEDVNDHAPECEPPFQELTIYTPLGHSIEVARVSCQIPQEPQRLAFSYSIVGGNTQSRFRLQGDILVHNDTLLGPPWPEQPCTYQLLIRVADAGPSIPHLSATTTIIVHLVPWRTSTVATSTHRTTMSSMMSPLLLTDTESFWQPEPWFVVVLTMTGVLVLLTLGWLLGRFLQGIQGNEGSIEGFMEVPSVEMSQAPSSVMSLHFDGRAQDARTGRDYLFNTSTGARRWI; encoded by the exons ATGGTATTGCTTAGGCTCCTGGTGcttctttttgctctgattgtcTATG ATCTGCACAGCTTGCCCTGGTTTGTAAATGTCTCTGAGCGCCAGGGCCCTGGCACCAtcattcagtttttctccttcaaCTGCACTTCCTATGTTCCTACGCTGGAGTTGCTCAGTGTGCAGCCAAACACCACGTTCTTCAACAAACCCAGCCTGGCTGGTCAGCAGGGGATCTATGTGGGAAAG GTGACCTTAAGTAGTTCAGCTCGGCTGAATGCCCTTGCAGTAAACCACTATGAGCTGCAGCTGCAGTACACATGTGGCAACTCTGTGATGAAAGGACCACTCTTTGTGGATGTACAGCGAGATCCTGGTCACATCCAGTGTGAGAGCCGATTTGCTAGCGCAG CTGGGGAATTCATTTACGTCCTGGAGACAGTCACACCTGGGGCCCGGCTGTACACTCTGCTGTTGCCAGGCCTAGAAGTCCAGGGAGCCCAG ATGAACATTACCAGTGCCCAGGATCCTCCATACTTTCCTGGACCTTTCTCCATCAATGAGCAGGGTTGGCTGCAGGCACCATTACAGGGTCTCAAAGGCCAGGCTCAAAAG GTCTTCCAACTGCAGATCTCAGTGTTCTTTGGACAAGGCCAAAGCTGCCAAGGGATGCTGACGGTGAAGGTTTTGCCTGCTTCCTCCAGCCAGGTCTCCTTCCT GCAGAAAGCCCAGAGTATCACAATCTTGGAGGATCTGGTTCCTGGGAGCGAGGTGGTTCAAGTCCAAGCTAGGGGCTTCAACTTGCGTTATGAAATCATCTCCCCAGTGCCCAGCCAACTCTACTCCATTGGACGCG AGGACGGGATGGTCCGGACTACAGCGCCTCTGGACTTGGTTCAAAACCCAGGGGCAGCGGTGACAAGGCTGCAGGTGAAGGCCTTTGAACGGTTCCAGCCTTGGGCAAGTGCGGAGCTCCATCTCACAGTGAACGTGAGATCTGTCAACCAGTGGCCCCCAAGCTGCCTTCCGGCGCTCCTGGC GACTCAAATTCCCGAGACTGCACATGTGGGCACCGTGCTGAGCACCCTCACTTGCGTTGACCCAGACTCTGCTGTCGCTGCTCTGGACTACGAGCTGCAGTTCCAGAGCTCTCCCAACCCTGCCAGTCTCCGCCTTCGGGACAGAGTCCTTGAG GTGAACACCACATtggactgtgatactcctgaGACCTGCTTCCAGCATGTAGCCTCTATCCTGGTGATTGATGGTGGTCAGCCCCGGATGACCA CTGAGGTGCCAGTGCTGGTGATGGTGACACCTGTCAATGAGTTCTCCCCAGCTTGTACTGCACGCACGTTTCGGATTCGGGAGGATGCAGGGCCCCACACTCTGCTGGGTTCTGTGGTGGGCACAGATATGGATTACCCACGCAACAACATTGAGTACTACACTTCTGGCAGGCCCTCCACCTTTGCTGTGGACCGTCACAGTG GGGAGGTTTACCTACTGGGGCCTTTGGACTATGAGCAGAAGAGGTTGTACAAAATCACTGTTCTTCTTATTGATCATGGCCAAGATTGGAATCCTATCCACCACCACTCAGGTTCCTGTACCATTACCATTGAGGTTGAG GATGTGAATGACCATGCCCCCGAATGTGAGCCCCCATTTCAGGAACTTACAATCTATACTCCCCTGGGCCATAGCATAGAAGTGGCCAGGGTGTCATGCCAGATCCCTCAGGAGCCACAGCGCCTGGCCTTCTCCTACAGCATTGTCGGAG GGAATACCCAGAGCCGATTCAGACTGCAAGGGGACATCCTGGTGCACAATGATACTCTGTTGGGACCACCTTGGCCAGAACAACCCTGTACCTATCAGCTATTGATCCGTGTGGCCGATGCAGGCCCTTCCATTCCCCACCTCAGTGCCACAACCACCATCATTGTGCATCTAGTTCCCTGGAGGACCAGCACAGTGGCCACCAGCACTCACAGAACCACA ATGTCTTCAATGATGTCACCCCTGCTTCTGACAGACACAGAGTCTTTCTGGCAGCCGGAGCCCTGGTTTGTGGTGGTGCTGacaatgactggtgtccttgtcCTCTTGACTCTGGGCTGGCTCCTCGGCAGATTCCTCCAGGG TATCCAAGGAAATGAAGGATCCATTGAGGGATTTATGGAGGTACCAAGTGTGGAAATGTCCCAGGCACCTAGCAGTGTCATGAGCCTG catTTTGATGGCAGAGCACAAGATGCCC
- the Inka1 gene encoding PAK4-inhibitor INKA1 isoform X1, with amino-acid sequence MHSARLDSFLSQLRWELLCGRDTGSPPMSGPLQPPPKTDPCVQPSGQLRVSDALEEDCCMEEEEEEEALRTENRGAALGEPREHAVDWDSGFSEVSGSTWREEEFSVLQRPAPPPRPPHSQRFSVSGLPLPSKTPAARVPPVHRPRPKSTPDACLEHWQGLEAEDWTAALLNRGRSRQPLVLGDNCFADLVHNWMELPEASGEGGDGGAPRARPRPPQFLLGLSEQLRRRLARTRWAAMAGKRLSCPPHSEPDLPSDVSRFAALMSCRSRQPIICNDVSYL; translated from the exons ATGCACAGCGCTCGGCTTGACAGCTTCCTGAGCCAGCTCCGCTGGGAACTG ttgtgTGGCCGGGATACAGGCTCACCCCCCATGTCTGGCCCTCTGCAGCCACCTCCCAAAACTGACCCATGTGTGCAGCCCAGCGGCCAGCTCAGGGTTTCAGATGCTTTGGAAGAGGACTGCTgtatggaggaggaagaggaagaggaagcctTGAGAACAGAAAACAGGGGTGCAGCCTTGGGGGAGCCCAGGGAACATGCTGTAGACTGGGACTCTGGTTTCTCTGAGGTGTCAGGAAGCACGTGGAGAGAGGAAGAGTTCTCTGTACTCCAGCGCCCAGCACCTCCACCAAGGCCCCCTCACAGCCAACGCTTCTCAGTCAGTGGCCTTCCCCTGCCCAGCAAGACACCTGCAGCCAGAGTACCACCTGTCCACCGTCCACGGCCCAAGTCCACTCCAGATGCCTGCCTGGAGCACTGGCAGGGATTGGAAGCAGAGGACTGGACAGCAGCTCTGTTGAACAGGGGCCGAAGTCGCCAGCCCTTGGTGCTGGGGGACAACTGTTTTGCTGATTTAGTTCACAATTGGATGGAGCTGCCTGAGGCCTCGGGTGAGGGAGGCGATGGAGGTGCACCCCGTGCCCGTCCTCGCCCCCCCCAGTTCCTGCTTGGCCTCTCTGAGCAGCTGCGGCGCCGGCTGGCCAGGACTCGGTGGGCAGCTATGGCAGGAAAGCGGCTGTCATGCCCACCTCACTCCGAACCTGACCTGCCTTCGGACGTCTCACGTTTTGCAGCTCTCATGAGCTGCCGAAGCCGCCAACCCATCATCTGCAATGATGTCAGCTACCTCTGA
- the Inka1 gene encoding PAK4-inhibitor INKA1 isoform X2, with protein MHSARLDSFLSQLRWELPPPKTDPCVQPSGQLRVSDALEEDCCMEEEEEEEALRTENRGAALGEPREHAVDWDSGFSEVSGSTWREEEFSVLQRPAPPPRPPHSQRFSVSGLPLPSKTPAARVPPVHRPRPKSTPDACLEHWQGLEAEDWTAALLNRGRSRQPLVLGDNCFADLVHNWMELPEASGEGGDGGAPRARPRPPQFLLGLSEQLRRRLARTRWAAMAGKRLSCPPHSEPDLPSDVSRFAALMSCRSRQPIICNDVSYL; from the exons ATGCACAGCGCTCGGCTTGACAGCTTCCTGAGCCAGCTCCGCTGGGAACTG CCACCTCCCAAAACTGACCCATGTGTGCAGCCCAGCGGCCAGCTCAGGGTTTCAGATGCTTTGGAAGAGGACTGCTgtatggaggaggaagaggaagaggaagcctTGAGAACAGAAAACAGGGGTGCAGCCTTGGGGGAGCCCAGGGAACATGCTGTAGACTGGGACTCTGGTTTCTCTGAGGTGTCAGGAAGCACGTGGAGAGAGGAAGAGTTCTCTGTACTCCAGCGCCCAGCACCTCCACCAAGGCCCCCTCACAGCCAACGCTTCTCAGTCAGTGGCCTTCCCCTGCCCAGCAAGACACCTGCAGCCAGAGTACCACCTGTCCACCGTCCACGGCCCAAGTCCACTCCAGATGCCTGCCTGGAGCACTGGCAGGGATTGGAAGCAGAGGACTGGACAGCAGCTCTGTTGAACAGGGGCCGAAGTCGCCAGCCCTTGGTGCTGGGGGACAACTGTTTTGCTGATTTAGTTCACAATTGGATGGAGCTGCCTGAGGCCTCGGGTGAGGGAGGCGATGGAGGTGCACCCCGTGCCCGTCCTCGCCCCCCCCAGTTCCTGCTTGGCCTCTCTGAGCAGCTGCGGCGCCGGCTGGCCAGGACTCGGTGGGCAGCTATGGCAGGAAAGCGGCTGTCATGCCCACCTCACTCCGAACCTGACCTGCCTTCGGACGTCTCACGTTTTGCAGCTCTCATGAGCTGCCGAAGCCGCCAACCCATCATCTGCAATGATGTCAGCTACCTCTGA